In Gossypium hirsutum isolate 1008001.06 chromosome A10, Gossypium_hirsutum_v2.1, whole genome shotgun sequence, the DNA window ACCCTTTCCTGAACTTAAACCTCGCCATTTCGCACCCTTTCAATCCCCTTATCAGCTTCTTATTCACTTCACCAAGCGGGATCTCATTTGGCCAAATCTTATCCACCGCGATTTTCATGGTTTCCGATTCGAAAACGAACAAAAGCACCTTCGATTTCTTGGTGCCTAGACCCAAAGTGAGTGTGTGCCAAGCTTGGTGAGCTAAGATGGTGAAATTGGTAGGCAAAAAAGCTGTGGTTGAAGGGAAAGGGATTTTGTTGTTGGGGGGTTTGTGTGATGGTGGGGTGAAATCGAGGAGCTTGAGTAGTTCGAGTGGCTTTGCTCGTCGGATTGTGAAGGATTTAACTATGAACTGACCGCCGAATCTTAGACCTTTCACTTCGGAACTTGGTTTGAATGAGAATTCTGAGGTTGGTTTTGTGGTTTGATCATTGGGGTGTTCATgtttttgcttcttcttcttcttcttttcttccatTTGAGGTTTGCTTTCAATGGGTTTTGTTTTTTGGGGTAGTGGAATTAAGTTTGGTGGAAGAAAGGCTTTATTGTTTTGAGTGTGATTTACAAAAACCAATCTAAAGCTTTTAGGTGGGGTGAACTTGTTTGTTGGCTTTTTTGTCATTTgccttttcattttttaaataaaataaacgcatcagattaaaaaaaaaatttaatttcccAACCCCAAACTAtgatacaaattttaaatttatcgataaattttaaatattcgaattaaatttttaaatgaccaTGCCGCATCACTAATAAAAATTGAATGTAGTGATAAAATGTATTACATTTCTAAAGAGAATTCCTATTTGAATTTTTGAGAGAATAATATTAAGAGGCATAGTCTTTATCGATAATAAAATGGACATGAAAGATCATcaattagatattaaattatcaatttaaatttaatacatagTATATTTAAAAAACGCGAATCAAATTGTAAATCTGTATATATCTATTATAGGAATAGCTTGAATGatgttaaaaaatagaaaatatcaataaaatttaagaaatgtattttatttttttataacatttcatatttaagtTATCCACGTAATTTGATCCGCGTATTTTAAATATATTCGACactaaattttaactaaaaaattaattaaataatttgatatgatattaaaaaattgtgatatttattttagaaaaatcaaagaatttgcaaaagttaaaattaaaacttcaaaattattaaatattacatcTTAAATTGATAAGATGGATTAGTTAAACAAAATCTCAAATCATCTAAAAAGTCAAAAAGAAGGCTATGGCTATACCACTTTAAATAAATTTGAACATcttttgtattatattttatatgttaccATTTTGAATGTTGGTTATGTATGGCAATACcattcttttatattatttaaattagttgGTTAACAACTTtgttctctctctatatataaaaAGACCCTTTGCAttgtatattaattttttaaaaaaaaattaatttatttgtaaaattattgaaaaaattttaagttgataTAATGTTTAAAACTATTCATAATTCATTCTAATAAATGCACTTAAACACGCTCGAACTTACGTCCTCATACACTAACAACAATACTAATGCCAAatgagctaagactcaattgacTAATAGGGTATTAATTTTTGTTtgacatattttattataaattaattaatgttaaattattttttaaagtgtgtgtgtgtttttttttttactttttccctTTTTGGAAATGAAGTAGGTTGGAGATATTGAGTACCCCAACATATTTCTCATTTTTGATGTGCCACatattttttcttcctttttcatcTTTACATGTAATCACCTTTATGAATTATGCCCTTACCCCAATTCACATGACATTATCTTTGCAtacatataacatataaaattaaaagtattcTGGTGgtattgtatttaaaaataaataaattagtttatctgtgttagattaaagagtaaattaatttctttagttaaaaattttatctatttgtgTCGTTAAAAGCTAGCGTGGTTGACTGAATAACCAAACAGTGGCATGTGGCATGCCATGTATATCTCATGTGGACGTACAAAGACTgttttttaacagtagaaatagataaaaattttaataaaaaactattttattctttaatttaacgTATATAGATTAATATGTCTAattgttgaataaaaaaattaaaatgcaatCTAAATCTTAATATAATAACCTCTATTATAGTTTATTTAATACTAAGTGTGTATAGTAGATGTGATTACTTATCAATATATGAGTCTATCAATAGATTTTGAGATTATAACGTCGGATTTTATTgcgaaaattctaaaaatttaaaaaaagaaaacacacaATAAATAAGGATAGTAACATAAACGTTGATTTttgtaaattataataataaaattaaatatgcttTTAATGGTTTTTTAATTGGTTTCACTGATTTTTTTTTGCTAGTTTATCCCTTCTTTTTTTTCGATTATATGGTATCAGTCAAACTGCTAATCCTATTTGTTTTTTATTCAATCGATCGGTCTAATCTGGGTCTAGCAATTACGAATTGGATTAAatgtttagtttaatattttattgattgaTCCTGATTACAATTGTTGATATAATAGTAAGTCGTAACCTTAAAAAAATAGTtacgaatattttaaaaaaaagttaaattaaatttttccaccgcaaattaaaattgattttccaataaaataaaacaacataaaatcaACATTTGTGACTTGCATGACtagaatattttatgaactatttaAAATtcgatattttttttaaaaaaatcaatcaagttaaaatcataatacacaataataatgaaattaaaataaaattacaacaaAATTCAGTATTAAAAAGTCATAgtttaatgataaaatttagattaatataaatctcattttccttgtaGGCTGGAGTTGTAAAGCAAAGCAATAAAGTCATATTCCTATTAAAGTTTTTTCCTTCAAAAGGCAGTCACCATTGCCTTTAATCATTCATAGGAAACAGCTTTCATAGGTCCATTAAGAGGACCAACTAAAAGCAAAAAAGTCTTGCATACAAGGACCACCAATGGAgcctaataataatttttttaaaaggaaatccTACTAGAATTTCTTGTctcctcattttttttatttaatactatttttaaaaattataattataggCTATGATTCTATCTACTCATTTTGAAAGACATGTCTAGAACTATCTATAGCCCTTCAtctaacccataaataagaggataatgtgcttcagtaTACATGAATCCATGTCCTCCTGCATTAGCAACAATGTCCATGCCAATTAAGTTAAGACTTAATTGATAAGATGAGATTAGACCAACTCATAGGATGGACCACCCGGCCCCATtcgaaaagtgggagggttttggtaaaaatataggctcgaaaaataggtTTTGGCAAAacaataaggcccgtttaaaaaataggctGGGCCTCGAGTAAGACATATATTTTTGGTATGGGCTTGACCAGGCCCAAAttcataaaaggaaaaaaatgctATTTTGTTGTTgctttctccctattttgctaccatttcactattatgttattattattatgttgttattgtttggatattgtataatacttgttttattgttaattttgttattattttggagctatttgcttgttaagttgcatctatattagtgttatttaagtatatatattttttaaaatctattttcaacttgctaagaaatatttattttaatatttttagtatttttatttatatatatatttaaaaattatataaaaaattaatacgaggTGGGCCGAGTccgaattttagtatt includes these proteins:
- the LOC107943256 gene encoding uncharacterized protein, with translation MEEKKKKKKQKHEHPNDQTTKPTSEFSFKPSSEVKGLRFGGQFIVKSFTIRRAKPLELLKLLDFTPPSHKPPNNKIPFPSTTAFLPTNFTILAHQAWHTLTLGLGTKKSKVLLFVFESETMKIAVDKIWPNEIPLGEVNKKLIRGLKGCEMARFKFRKGCLTFYVYAVRGNGNVGFRCADDLRIVLQSVVELNDFLDHTAMLAMPNQRSLNYSDPVAMAH